The genomic window AACTCCCAAGGGTTGCTGTAACGTAGCCAGTTATCTGGATGTTCAACCTGGAAGCCGTTTTCTATTTTTTGATTAAACATGCCATATTCATAACGAATGCCATAACCATAACCAGGCAAGTTCAGTGTTGCCATAGAGTCAAGAAAACAGGCTGCCAGGCGACCTAGGCCGCCATTACCTAGAGCCGCATCAGGCTCGACATCGAGAATATCTTCAAGTTTTACACCAATTTCCTGAAGAGCCTCAGCACAATTGTCATAAATATCCAGATTGAGCAGACTGTTGGTGAGTGTTCTGCCGATTAAAAACTCCAGCGATAGGTAATAAACACGCTTAGCATCCTTGTTATAGTAAGTTCGCATGGTTTCCATCCAGCGCTCTGTCAGGCGATCACGAGTCACATAGGCCAGTGCGTTGAACCAGTCACGAGGCGTTGCAGTAAAGCGATCTTTACCAATACTGTATTCTAGGCGCTGAACTAATGAATGTTTAATCGTTTCTACATCAAGACCTAGTTGTTCATGCTGAAAAATGTTGTTATAGACTGTAGAGCGTTCCATGCTTTTTCTTGCCTTTATTTGCTTGAATATAAAAAATAGGGGTTGCCGTTCTTTGCAAGTTTGCGTATTATCCGCTGTTCCCTTAAGTTTGATAACTGTAGTATCTGACTAGATTAACGGCAGCTATTGAACAACTATGAACAGATGACGGATTGAGAGAGTTTTAAAGATGAAGGCCGATATTCACCCAGAATACAAAGATATTAATGTAGCTTGTAGTTGTGGTAATAAATTTATTACTCGCTCAACTCATGGCAAAGACCTGCAATTGGATGTATGTGCGGCTTGTCACCCTTTTTATACAGGACAACAAAAAATTCTAGATACTGCTGGACGTGTTGATAAGTTCCGTCAGAAGTACAGTATGAAACATTAAGCTGTATTGTGACGATAAAGAAATTTATCGAAGCAGTTGTACTGAAAATAAAGGGGCACTCTTAAAAAAGGGTGCCCCTTTTTTAATTGTTAAAAACAAATGTCAGGATGAATCAGCAATGAACGAAGAGAGAAAAAAAGCGGCACTCCACTATCATGCCTACCCAGAGCCAGGGAAAATCTGTATTGAGTTGACGAAATCTTGTATTTCACAAGATGATCTTGCTCTGGCATACACACCAGGTGTTGCTGAGCCAGTACGTGCCATTGCAGAGAATATTGAGGAAGCTTACCGTTATACAGCCAAAGGTAATTTGGTGGCGGTGATTACCGATGGTACTGCTGTGCTGGGTTTAGGTAATGTTGGAGCGCTGGCGGGTAAACCCGTCATGGAAGGTAAAGGGGTTCTGTTCAAGAAATTTGCGGGTATTAACTGTTTTGATATTGAGGTGGACGCACCTTCACCTGAAGCGTTTATCGAAACTGTTGCAAATATTGCCCCTACTTTTGGTGGAATTAACCTGGAAGATATTGCTGCTCCGCACTGCTTTGAAATAGAAAAAGCGTTGATTGAACGGTTGGATATTCCTGTTTTTCATGATGACCAGCATGGCACGGCAATTATTATCGCCGCAGGTTTGCTCAACGCTTTACAGTTGCAACAAAAAACAATGGATCAAATCAAGCTGGTTTGCTTGGGCGCTGGCGCGGCTGGCATCGCTGCGATGCATCTATTGCTTGAATTGGGTCTTCAAAAAGAGAATATTCGGTTGATTGATCGCAAAGGAGTGATTCATACAGATCGAGAAAACCTGGTTGATTACAAACAAGTGTTTGCAGTGAATACTGAAGAACGGACGTTGTTGGATGCAATGAAGGATGCTGATGTTTTAATTGGTGTTTCCGGACCCGATTTAGTGACGGCTGAAATGTTGCTTGCAATGGCTCCTAAGCCGATTGTTTTTGCGCTATCTAATCCTGACCCTGAAATTAGTCCCGACTTAGCGCACGAGACACGGAGCGACCTGTTAATGGCGACAGGCCGAAGTGACCATCCTAATCAAGTGAACAACGTGTTAGGTTTTCCTTTTATCTTTCGCGGTGCACTGGATGTGCGTGCTTCCTGTATTAATATGGAGATGCAGCTTGCAGCAGTGCATGCGATTGCAGATTTGGCACATGAACCTGTGCCCGATGAAGTATTGACAGCTTACCAGCTGGATCATTTAGAGTTTGGATTTGACTATATTATTCCAACCCCACTAGACCCTCGCTTGATTGAGCGTGTAGCACCAGCGGTCGCTCGTGCAGCAGTTGATTCAGGAGTGGCTCATTTAGACTATCCGGTGGCTGATTAACTATACTTCGCCGTAGTTTGACGCATCATTGAGCCAGCGCTGAATGAGTGGATTAACCTGCTGCGGATAGTGCTGCATTATCAATGGTGCGGCTTGGGCAACTTTCTCTATAAGATGCGCATCGCGTATGACATCCGCAATGCGCATTTTTGCAATGCCGCTCTGACGTGTTCCTAAAACTTCTCCAGGGCCACGAATTTCCAGATCACGGGATGAGATTTCAAAGCCATCGTTAGTCTCTCTCATTGCATTTAATCTTGATCGACCTACTTTTGAAAGTGGTGCTCGATACATTAAAATACAAGCACTCTTTGTATTGCCACGTCCAACACGCCCCCTAAGTTGATGCAGTTGCGATAGTCCCAGACGCTCTGCATTTTCAATAATCATCAGGCTGGCGTTTGGCACGTCAACACCGACTTCAATGACGGTAGTTGCAACGAGAAGATCAATGTCACCGGTCTTAAACTTCGCCATGACATCGGCTTTTTCATCCGCTTTCATACGTCCATGAATAAGGCCGATGCGTATGTCAGTGAGTGTTTCATGGAGTTGCGCGGCACGATCGCAGGCCGCTTGGCACTGTAGTACTTCAGACTCTTCAATCAATGTGCAAACCCAGTAGGCTTGTCTGCCAGATTGGCATGCTTGATGAACACGGACAATCACCGCATCACGACGGTTTTCATGGATAACGGCTGTTTCAACGGGGCTCCTGCCCGGAGGAAGCTCATCAATGATCGAAATATCCAGTTCGGCATAGGCGGTCATAGCGAGTGTGCGTGGAATAGGGGTGGCAGTCATGATCAGTTGATGTGGATAACGGCCTGATTGAAACCCTTTTTCACGTAAAGCGAGGCGTTGATGCACACCAAAGCGATGTTGCTCATCAATCACTATCAACCCTAGTTTTTTGAAAACAACGCTTTCCTGAAAAAGGGCATGTGTACCGACAATGACCTCTATTTCAGCGGACGCAAGTTGCTCTAGCAGTGCTTGTCGTTTTTTGCCTTTGTGCTTGCCTGTTAACCAACCTACTTTGATATTGAGGGGTTCAAGCCATTGCTGCATATTGTTCAAGTGTTGCTCGGCCAATAGCTCGGTGGGAGCCATGATTGTCGCCTGATAACCCGCTTCAATAGCATTTAGAATGGCCGCGACTGCGACCAATGTTTTGCCGCAGCCTACATCACCTTGAATCAAGCGCTGCATGGGGGTTGTTTTTTGAAGGTCTGTTTTTATTTCACCGATAACACGTTGCTGTGCCTGGGTTAGCTTAAATGGCAAATTTTTGAGGAGAGCGTTAAACAGCTGATCTGAACTGGATAGTTTGGGTGCCATTTTTTGTTGCATGTTTTGACGCAGCTGCCGCAGCCCCAAGTGATGTGCCAGTAGCTCTTCAAATGCAAGTCGTTGCTGTGCGGGATGGTTGCCTTGTAATAGTATGCTTTGCTCGGCATGTGGCGGAGGGCGATGAACATATAGCAGCGCATCAACAAAAGGAATAAAATTAAATTGTTGGCAGATGGCTTGAGGCAGTAAGTCGGTCAGTGAATTTTCTTCGAGAAGGTTAATTGCCTGCTGCGTTAGTTTTTTCCAGCTAGTCTGGTGTAGCCCTTCTGTGGTCGGGTAAACTGGCGTTAAACTTTGCTCGACAGATTCAGGCTCCGTTGAGCTTAATTTTTTAAGCTCAGGATGAATGATCTCCAATCCCATGTTGTTAGATCGTATTTCACCGTAACAGCGAATACGATTTCCGTTTTTTAACATCTGCTGTTGATGGGCATTGAAATGAAAAAAACGTAACGTGAGAACGTGTCCACTCTCCTCAAGGTGAGCAATCAACATACGCCTTTGCCCCTGCTTTATTTCACTGCGAAGAATAGTGCCTTCAACAAGCGCCTCACTTCCGGCTCGAAGTGCAGCGATGGGGGTTAAATGAGTGTGGTCTTCATAGCGCAGTGGCAAGTGAAAAAGAATGTCTGCGACGGTGTGAATATTAAGGAGAGCTAATCGCTCCGCAATACGTGCTCCAACGCCTTTGAGCGTTGTTACAGATAGAGCGTTTAGCGTAGTGAGCAAGGGTTATTTAGTTATGAAGTTCAAGCACAGCATCCATTTCAACAGCAGCCCCTTTAGGCAGTGATGCTACACCAATCGCCGCGCGTGCAGGATAAGGCTCCTGAAAATAGGTCGCCATGACTTCATTAACCAGTGAAAAATGCCCCAGATCAGTTAGAAAAATATTAAGTTTGGCAATATCAGCCAGAGAGCCACCGGCAGCTTCAGCAACGGCTTGCAGATTATTAAAAACCTGTTTGATTTGATCGGCCATATCACCGTCAACAAGCTCCATTGTATCGGGTATGAGCGGTATTTGCCCTGACATGTAAACAGTGCTGCCTATTTTGACTGCTTGTGAATAGGTGCCAATGGCCTCCGGTGCTTTGTCTGTTTTAATGATTTCCCGCATCATAATAAAGTGCCCCCTAGTTGTTGGTTATTTTTTTGCACGATGAATACGTGACACATTCTTTATACTGCGTATTCTGCGCATAATCAAAGCTAAATGTTTGCGGTTACGTACCGTGATGGTAAATTTTAATAAGCTATGACTTTCGTCTCGCTGATCTATTTTGACATTATTTATATTGGATTGTTGCTCTGAAATTGCGGTTGAAATTGTTGCAAGCACGCCGCGTTGATTGACCACTTCAACATGGACCTCTACAGGAAATTCACCTTCAACTTGGCGTTCCCAATGTACGTCAATACAATTTTCAGGCCGTTTATGTGCCGTCATATTTTTACAAATATCGGTATGAATTACGATGCCACGTCCTGCAGTAAGCTGAGCAATAATTGGGTCGCCAGGAATAGGGTCACAGCACTTGGCAAAGTGAGTGACCATGCCTTCGGTACCACGAATAGCTAAAGGGCGGGGTTGGGATGACTCTTTGCGTAGCCAAGAGGGCATGTAGTTTGAAAACACATTTTTAAATACACGAGGACGTATTTTTTTTCGACGCTCTTGAGTTGGTTTTACAATGGCTTGAGAGCTTTGTAAGCGTCTGGCAACTAAAACAGCCATACAATTCCCAAGCCCAATTTCTGCAAGCAGATCATCCATTGATTTGAAGCTAAATGACTCCAAAAGTGTGGTAATTTGGGCTGTGGTGAGGTTGATCAGCGAAAGGTCAAGTTCGTGCAAGGCTTGGTCAAGCAGGCGTTCACCTAAATTGATCGCATCTTCTTGTTTGAGGTTTTTCAGGTAATGATGAATATTGGAGCGGGCTTTACCTGTGACAGTGAAATTAATCCAGGCTGGATTGGGGCGAGCACTGGGGGAAGTTATAATTTCAATTGTTTGGCCGTTATGTAAGGGAGTGCGTAATGAAATGGTACGGTGATCGATTTTTGCAGCGATACAGCGATTACCAATATCAGTGTGTACTGCATAAGCAAAGTCAACAGGGGTTGAGCCACGTGGTAGTTCAATAATATCGCCGTTGGGTGTAAATACGTAAACCTTGTCAGGAAATAGGTCAACCTTGACGTTTTCAATAAACTCTAAAGAGTTTTCGGTATTTTTCTGCAGTTCCATCAGACCATGCAACCAATCACGTACATGGTGGTGTGCATTCTTGCTTTCTGTATTTTCTTTTGTCTTATAGAGCCAGTGAGCCGCGATGCCTGCATCGGCAACTTTATCCATATCTTTGGTGCGAATTTGCACTTCAATGGGGATTTTGTGTGAGCTGAAAAGAATTGTGTGCAGTGATTGGTATCCATTGGTTTTTGGGATGGCAATGTAATCTTTGAAGCGCCCTGGCACAGGCTTGTAGATACTATGGATAACACCGAGTGCTCGATAACATGTGTCGGGTGTTTCGACAATGATGCGGAATGCGTAGACATCGAACACCTCGGAAAACGAGAGTTGTTTCTCCTTCATTTTTCGATAAATACTATGAAGGTGTTTGACTCGGCCTTGAACGCAAGCATCAATTCCTTCATCTTTGAGTCGAAGCTGGAGCGTGCTTTCAATTTTTCTAACAAGCTCTTTAAAATGTCCACGCGCACTTTTTACAGCATTAGATATGGCTCGGTAGCGCATCGGATGGAGTGCTTTAAACCCAAGATCCTGAAGCTCAGTACGAACACTGTTAATGCCCAGACGATAGGCAATTGGAACATAGATTTCCAGAGTTTCATGAGCAATACGGCGGCTTTTTTCAGCGGGCATCGCGCCTAAAGTTCGCATGTTGTGCAAACGGTCAGCCAGCTTGATAAGAATGACGCGGATATCATGCACCATTGCCAGCATCATTTTTCGAAAGTTTTCAGCTTGTGCTTCCAGGCGGCTTTCGAATTTAATTTGTGTGAGTTTCGTGACGCTATCAACCAGTTCGGCTACTTCGTCACCAAATTGAAGAGCCAGTGTGTTTTTGGTGATATCAGTGTCTTCAATCACATCATGCAAAATTGCGGCAATGATGCTATCACAGTCCAGTCGCATGCCGGCCAGAATTCTGGCGACAGCAAATGGGTGGTGGATATAGGGTTCACCAGAACGCCGAGATTGGCCTTTATGGGCTTTTATGCCAAATAGGCAGGCTTCTCTGATGCTCTGAACTTGTTTTTCATCCAGATACGTCTCAGTCAAGCTACATAAGTCTTGTACCAGAGTGAGTGTATCGGGATGTTTGGCCGCTTGTGTTTCAAGCACTGCTGGCGTGCTTGTTAGCGTTGTTGAAGTGCAGTTTGTAACTCTTCTTCACTGACCAAAGACTCTTCTGCATGTTCTTTAGCTGAAATTTCATCTAATATGGTTGCGTTGATTTTACCTGCAGCAATTTCACGCAGTGCAACAACGGTGGGTTTGTCATTCTCCCATTCAACCAATGCTTCAGCACCGTTTGATAATTGACGAGCTCTTTTGGAGGAGATTAAAACTAATTCGAACCGGCTGTGAATATGCTTAAGACAGTCTTCGATAGTGACTCGCGCCATAGTTGTTCCTATAATTTTATAGTTAAAGGGATAAGAGTATACAAAATTTCTGTCAAGCGTTTAAGAGTTTTTTGGATTTTTTTTTGTCTTTAGTGTTATTTTTGTCATTATCATGTGTGGCTAATACTGTTTTAGCATTTTCTAAAAGCATTTTTAAGATTTTTTCTGACAGAGTCTGGCTGTTTTTTTCAAGAATATTTCGTTTTTGAATGAATCGTTCTTTTGTAATGTTTTTTGCATTCAAGAGACCTTCGAGAGATTCAATATCAGATAAAACAACGACTCTTTTTTTCTTGAGATATGTGATCTTGTCTTCTTGTGTAGTTTCTTGTTGTACGCTTGGTTTTTGTAGGGTTGATGGTTTTTTATTGTTTGAACGGAGTAGTGATGTTGCTGATAAGGCGCTTTCATTATTGATAGTTTTGTGTGTAGGTGTGCTCGTTATTTTGCTCTCTATTTCTGGCCTCAATCGCTGGTTTAGATAATGTGATACCGGTATGGGTTGAAATAGTTTAAAAGCCAGCAAAGCAATAATGGTCGAAAGAGGCAAAAAGAAGCAGAAAAGCTTAAGTGCTGAATATTTCCAGTGTGCTTGGCTTTCTAGAAAGTGTTTTTGGGTTGAGCTGATTTGGGTCGGTAATGAAAGATTGAATAATGATCGTGGGCTCACTAATGTTAGCTGCTTGAGTTGAGCATCTTCTTGTGAAAATTCCTGTAATAGATAAAACTTTTCTTCCTCAAGGTGCTCCAGGCTTTTTATTGTTAAGTCTATATTATCAATATCATCCCCTTCTTCTTCATTGACGAGCAGGTCAAAGCTATTTCGTTCTTCTTCGATATCTTTGTTGATCAATTTAAGGGGGTGGCTGTAGTCAGAACCGGATTTTTGTAATTTCAGCTCTTTTTCATGGGAAAATTGTTGCTGGTTAAATTGATCAATAGCAGGGAGTAACGTGAGTGTAAATAATGTAGGCGTAATAACAATAAAGTAAATAACAAGAGTCCAAAAACACCCATTAAATATTTTTCCATGAGGTGTTAAGAAAAGGGCGCGAAGTTTTTGAATCGTTGTTAAGGGCTCGGGTAGATCATAGGTGATAATTTTCGTGCTGAGCAACCACAAAATGATAAATACAACCAATATCGTGCCAAGGGAAAATAGTTCAAACTGTACAGGCAACCACAGCCATACTATGAACCCACTTGCCACACTTCCCAGTGTTGCAATCAAAAAAGCAAAAATGGCCATGTAGGTTAAATAGCGTTTGCTTTGAGATACGAGCTTTTCATTTCCATATGGGCGTAAAAGTGCATACCTGAAGCGATCCTTCATATTAGGCATCTTTAATTGAAGCGTTAGTTTTTGCTTGTATCGGTTGATATGCTTAATGATTGAATTTGACCCATAATCTACAGACATAGACAATAAACCTGATTATATGCAAAAAATATGGCAAATATCACAAACAAATAGTTTTTAGAGTCATTTTATTTGTGTACAAGGCTGAAATTAAAAAGAAGATTGAGTACAGTTTGTCGTGGTAAAACTCTACTGGAATTCGACTTACAGTAGTTGGACTATACAAGGGTTCCTCCTCTTCATTTGTGAAATATTCAGATGGGGTATTGGTAATTATTCGGTTAGAATATACGCTTATTTCTTCAAAAAAAAACTAATTCATACGAAGGAGCAATAAAATGGCGCAGAAATATTACGGATGTTTTCCGTTAGATTTATATCGTTTAGGAAATAAAGAAAGCAATAAGATTGATATTCTAAGGAATCGAGATCTTGCTGAGATTATTTTCTATCGTTATAAAGGTGTTGATTCGAAGGTTGAAACAGGTAAAAGTGGAGAAATATGCTGGGTTAAGGGTGGCATTAATGGAGGGATATCTCTATTTGATGACATTGAGACTGCACCTATATCAGGAAAATTTTGGTACAAAATACCTAAAGATGTTGACATTCCGCACGGTTTGGGACTAAGCGACTCAAGGAAAAAACCAAATAAAGCCACTCATTATACAATATTTCCTGCTGTTGATATGCCTCTTGATAACTTTAAACTACTTCTTCGCCAAATCGCAGAGAATGTAAAAGTTAAAGCAATGTTTACCCGTATCGAAAATAATGTAGGGCAAATATAATTATGTCCTTCCCCTCACTTTATCACATTGAAAATGGGAAATGCTATGTACTTCTGGAAGATGAATTAATCGGCAGGGAAAAACAAAACTTAATTTTGGCAACAAAACTAGCTAATGAAAAAATTGAAGCTTTAAACTCTAAAATGGACTCACTTGTAGATGATACTGAAGAGTATGATGATCTACAAGATGAAAAAAATGACCTAGAATTTATGATATCAGACTTTGAAGATCGTTTTGAGATTATACTAAATAAGCCTTCTTGACTGACTATCCGCCAAATAATTGCTAGGTCACATAACTAGGTATTGTATTGGATTTCCGTAAGCAGCCTTTAACATTTGCAAAAGATGTGCCATTTTTCCCGCCAATGAGCATGGCGTTATGTGTATCTGGGGTAGTAACCTGAATTCATCCGTCGCTTAAAACCCCCTATAGGGGGTTTTTAAATCCCATACCAGTATTTGCTAATTAGGTGGAAAAATTGCATAATTTTGTCAGAAAACTATATTTTTAAATAATCTCCAGACTAGCAATGTAAAGGAAAGCTTTATGCATAATGGTACTTCTGTTACTCAATTTATTATCGAAGAGCAGCGCGGTTTGTCAACAGCAAGTGGTGAATTTACTTCGCTTCTTAATGATATTGTGACTGCTTGCAAGGTGATATCAAATGAAGTCAATCGTGGAAATTTGATCGGTATTCTTGGTGCTGCTGAGAGTGAAAATATTCAAGGGGAGACACAGAAAGAGCTGGATATTATTACT from Gammaproteobacteria bacterium includes these protein-coding regions:
- the rpmE gene encoding 50S ribosomal protein L31, which encodes MKADIHPEYKDINVACSCGNKFITRSTHGKDLQLDVCAACHPFYTGQQKILDTAGRVDKFRQKYSMKH
- a CDS encoding malate dehydrogenase is translated as MNEERKKAALHYHAYPEPGKICIELTKSCISQDDLALAYTPGVAEPVRAIAENIEEAYRYTAKGNLVAVITDGTAVLGLGNVGALAGKPVMEGKGVLFKKFAGINCFDIEVDAPSPEAFIETVANIAPTFGGINLEDIAAPHCFEIEKALIERLDIPVFHDDQHGTAIIIAAGLLNALQLQQKTMDQIKLVCLGAGAAGIAAMHLLLELGLQKENIRLIDRKGVIHTDRENLVDYKQVFAVNTEERTLLDAMKDADVLIGVSGPDLVTAEMLLAMAPKPIVFALSNPDPEISPDLAHETRSDLLMATGRSDHPNQVNNVLGFPFIFRGALDVRASCINMEMQLAAVHAIADLAHEPVPDEVLTAYQLDHLEFGFDYIIPTPLDPRLIERVAPAVARAAVDSGVAHLDYPVAD
- the recG gene encoding ATP-dependent DNA helicase RecG, whose product is MLTTLNALSVTTLKGVGARIAERLALLNIHTVADILFHLPLRYEDHTHLTPIAALRAGSEALVEGTILRSEIKQGQRRMLIAHLEESGHVLTLRFFHFNAHQQQMLKNGNRIRCYGEIRSNNMGLEIIHPELKKLSSTEPESVEQSLTPVYPTTEGLHQTSWKKLTQQAINLLEENSLTDLLPQAICQQFNFIPFVDALLYVHRPPPHAEQSILLQGNHPAQQRLAFEELLAHHLGLRQLRQNMQQKMAPKLSSSDQLFNALLKNLPFKLTQAQQRVIGEIKTDLQKTTPMQRLIQGDVGCGKTLVAVAAILNAIEAGYQATIMAPTELLAEQHLNNMQQWLEPLNIKVGWLTGKHKGKKRQALLEQLASAEIEVIVGTHALFQESVVFKKLGLIVIDEQHRFGVHQRLALREKGFQSGRYPHQLIMTATPIPRTLAMTAYAELDISIIDELPPGRSPVETAVIHENRRDAVIVRVHQACQSGRQAYWVCTLIEESEVLQCQAACDRAAQLHETLTDIRIGLIHGRMKADEKADVMAKFKTGDIDLLVATTVIEVGVDVPNASLMIIENAERLGLSQLHQLRGRVGRGNTKSACILMYRAPLSKVGRSRLNAMRETNDGFEISSRDLEIRGPGEVLGTRQSGIAKMRIADVIRDAHLIEKVAQAAPLIMQHYPQQVNPLIQRWLNDASNYGEV
- a CDS encoding RidA family protein, producing the protein MMREIIKTDKAPEAIGTYSQAVKIGSTVYMSGQIPLIPDTMELVDGDMADQIKQVFNNLQAVAEAAGGSLADIAKLNIFLTDLGHFSLVNEVMATYFQEPYPARAAIGVASLPKGAAVEMDAVLELHN
- a CDS encoding RelA/SpoT family protein yields the protein MLETQAAKHPDTLTLVQDLCSLTETYLDEKQVQSIREACLFGIKAHKGQSRRSGEPYIHHPFAVARILAGMRLDCDSIIAAILHDVIEDTDITKNTLALQFGDEVAELVDSVTKLTQIKFESRLEAQAENFRKMMLAMVHDIRVILIKLADRLHNMRTLGAMPAEKSRRIAHETLEIYVPIAYRLGINSVRTELQDLGFKALHPMRYRAISNAVKSARGHFKELVRKIESTLQLRLKDEGIDACVQGRVKHLHSIYRKMKEKQLSFSEVFDVYAFRIIVETPDTCYRALGVIHSIYKPVPGRFKDYIAIPKTNGYQSLHTILFSSHKIPIEVQIRTKDMDKVADAGIAAHWLYKTKENTESKNAHHHVRDWLHGLMELQKNTENSLEFIENVKVDLFPDKVYVFTPNGDIIELPRGSTPVDFAYAVHTDIGNRCIAAKIDHRTISLRTPLHNGQTIEIITSPSARPNPAWINFTVTGKARSNIHHYLKNLKQEDAINLGERLLDQALHELDLSLINLTTAQITTLLESFSFKSMDDLLAEIGLGNCMAVLVARRLQSSQAIVKPTQERRKKIRPRVFKNVFSNYMPSWLRKESSQPRPLAIRGTEGMVTHFAKCCDPIPGDPIIAQLTAGRGIVIHTDICKNMTAHKRPENCIDVHWERQVEGEFPVEVHVEVVNQRGVLATISTAISEQQSNINNVKIDQRDESHSLLKFTITVRNRKHLALIMRRIRSIKNVSRIHRAKK
- the rpoZ gene encoding DNA-directed RNA polymerase subunit omega, which gives rise to MARVTIEDCLKHIHSRFELVLISSKRARQLSNGAEALVEWENDKPTVVALREIAAGKINATILDEISAKEHAEESLVSEEELQTALQQR